One stretch of Macaca nemestrina isolate mMacNem1 chromosome 17, mMacNem.hap1, whole genome shotgun sequence DNA includes these proteins:
- the LOC105473417 gene encoding arf-GAP with coiled-coil, ANK repeat and PH domain-containing protein 1 isoform X1 yields the protein MTVKLDFEECLKDSPRFRASIEMVEADVSELETRLEKLLKLGTGLLESGRHYLAASRAFIVGICDLAHLGPPEPMMAECLEKFTVSLNHKLDSHAELLDATQHTLQQQIQTLVKEGLRGFREARRDFWRGAESLEAALTHNAEVPRRRAQEAEEAGAALRTARAGYRGRALDYALQINVIEDKRKFDIMEFVLRLVEAQATHFQQGHEELSRLSQYRKELGAQLHQLVLNSAREKRDMEQRHVLLKQKELGGEEPEPSLREGPGGLVMEGHLFKRASNAFKTWSRRWFTIQSNQLVYQKKYKDPVTVVVDDLRLCTVKLCPDSERRFCFEVVSTSKSCLLQADSERLLQLWVSAVQSSIASAFSQARLDDSPRGPGQGSGHLAIGSAATLGCGGMARGREPGGAGHVVAQVQSVDGNAQCCDCREPAPEWASINLGVTLCIQCSGIHRSLGVHFSKVRSLTLDSWEPELVKLMCELGNVVINQIYEARVEAMAVKKPGPSCSRQEKEAWIHAKYVEKKFLTKLPEIRGRRGGRGPPRGQPPVPPKPSNRPRPGSLRTKPEPPSEDLGSLHPGALLFRASGHPPSLPTMADALAHGADVNWVNGGQENATPLIQATAANSLLACEFLLQNGANVNQADSTGRGPLHHATILGHTGLACLFLKRGADLGARDSEGRDPLTIAMETANADIVTLLRLAKMREAEAAQGQAGDETYLDIFRDFSLMASDDPEKLSRRSHDLHTL from the exons ATGACGGTCAAGCTGGATTTCGAGGAGTGTCTCAAGGACTCACCCCGTTTCCG AGCCTCTATTGAAATGGTGGAAGCCGACGTGTCAGAATTGGAGACCCGTCTGGAAAAG CTCCTGAAACTGGGCACTGGTCTCCTGGAAAGTGGACGCCATTACCTTGCTGCCAGCCGTGCCTTCATTGTCGGCATTTGTGACCTGGCCCACCTGGGTCCACCAGAACCCATGATGGCG GAGTGTCTGGAAAAATTCACCGTGAGCCTGAACCACAAGCTGGACAGCCATGCG GAGCTTCTAGATGCCACCCAACACACACTGCAGCAGCAGATCCAGACCCTGGTCAAAGA AGGTCTTCGGGGTTTCCGAGAGGCTCGCCGGGATTTCTGGCGGGGGGCTGAGAGCCTGGAGGCTGCCCTGACCCACAACGCGGAGGTTCCCAGGCGCcgggcccaggaggcagaagaggCAGGAGCTGCTTTGAGGACGGCGCGAGCTGGCTACCGGGGACGGGCACTGGATTATGCCCTGCAG ATCAATGTGATTGAGGACAAGAGGAAGTTTGACATCATGGAGTTT GTGCTGCGTTTGGTGGAAGCCCAGGCTACCCATTTCCAGCAGGGCCACGAGGAGCTGAGCCGGCTGTCCCAGTATCGAAAGGAGCTGGGCGCCCAG TTGcaccagctggtcttgaattccgcACGAGAGAAGAGGGACATGGAGCAGAGACACGTGCTGCTGAAACAGAAG GAGCTGGGTGGGGAGGAGCCAGAACCAAGCTTAAGAGAGGGGCCCGGTGGCCTGGTGATGGAAGGACATCTCTTCAAACGGGCCAGCAACGCATTTAAGACCTGGAGCAG ACGCTGGTTCACCATTCAGAGCAACCAACTGGTTTACCAGAAGAAGTACAAG GACCCTGTGACTGTGGTGGTGGATGACCTTCGTCTTtgcacagtgaaactctgtcctgACTCAGAAAGGCGGTTCTGCTTTGAAGTGGTGTCCACCAGCAA GTCCTGCCTCCTCCAGGCTGACTCAGAGCGCCTCCTGCAGCTGTGGGTCAGTGCTGTGCAGAGCAGCATCGCTTCTGCCTTCAGTCAGGCTCGCCTTGATGACAGCCCCCGGGGTCCAGGCCAG gGCTCGGGACACCTGGCCATAGGCTCTGCTGCCACCTTGGGCTGCGGTGGAATGGCCAGGGGAAGGGAGCCTGGGGGAGCTGGGCACGTGGTGGCACAGGTCCAGAGTGTGGATGGCAATGCCCAGTGCTGCGACTGCCGGGAGCCAGCCCCGGAGTGGGCCAGCATCAACCTTGGTGTCACCCTCTGCATTCAGTGTTCCGGCATCCACAG GAGCCTTGGTGTTCACTTCTCCAAAGTCCGGTCTCTGACCCTTGACTCATGGGAGCCAGAACTAGTGAAG CTCATGTGTGAGCTGGGAAATGTCGTCATCAACCAGATCTATGAGGCCCGCGTGGAGGCCATGGCAGTGAAGAAACCAGGGCCCAGCTGCTCCCG GCAGGAGAAGGAGGCCTGGATTCATGCTAAATATGTGGAGAAGAAGTTCCTGACCAAGCTGCCTGAGATTCGAGGGCGAAGAGGTGGCCGGGGGCCCCCAAGGGGCCAGCCTCCTGTGCCCCCAAAGCCTTCCAACAGGCCCCGGCCAGGGAGCTTGAGAACCAAGCCAG AGCCCCCCTCTGAGGACCTGGGAAGCCTGCACCCCGGGGCCTTGCTGTTTCGAGCGTCTGGGCATCCTCCATCTCTTCCCACCATGGCCGATGCCCTTGCCCACGGAGCTGATGTCAACTGGGTCAATGGGGGCCAAGAGAATGCCACGCCGCTGATCCAGGCCACAGCTGCT AATTCTCTTCTGGCCTGTGAGTTTCTCCTCCAGAACGGGGCGAATGTGAACCAAGCAGACAGTACGGGCCGGGGCCCGCTGCACCATGCAACCATTCTTGGCCACACAGG GCTCGCCTGCCTGTTCCTGAAACGGGGGGCTGATCTGGGGGCTCGAGACTCTGAAGGCAGGGACCCTCTGACCATCGCCATGGAAACAGCCAACGCTGACATCGTCACCCT GCTACGACTGGCAAAGATGAGGGAAGCTGAAGCGGCCCAGGGGCAGGCAG GAGATGAGACGTATCTTGACATCTTCCGCGACTTCTCCCTCATGGCGTCAGACGACCCGGAGAAGCTGAGCCGGCGCAGTCACGACCTCCACACGCTGTGA
- the LOC105473417 gene encoding arf-GAP with coiled-coil, ANK repeat and PH domain-containing protein 1 isoform X2: MMAECLEKFTVSLNHKLDSHAELLDATQHTLQQQIQTLVKEGLRGFREARRDFWRGAESLEAALTHNAEVPRRRAQEAEEAGAALRTARAGYRGRALDYALQINVIEDKRKFDIMEFVLRLVEAQATHFQQGHEELSRLSQYRKELGAQLHQLVLNSAREKRDMEQRHVLLKQKELGGEEPEPSLREGPGGLVMEGHLFKRASNAFKTWSRRWFTIQSNQLVYQKKYKDPVTVVVDDLRLCTVKLCPDSERRFCFEVVSTSKSCLLQADSERLLQLWVSAVQSSIASAFSQARLDDSPRGPGQGSGHLAIGSAATLGCGGMARGREPGGAGHVVAQVQSVDGNAQCCDCREPAPEWASINLGVTLCIQCSGIHRSLGVHFSKVRSLTLDSWEPELVKLMCELGNVVINQIYEARVEAMAVKKPGPSCSRQEKEAWIHAKYVEKKFLTKLPEIRGRRGGRGPPRGQPPVPPKPSNRPRPGSLRTKPEPPSEDLGSLHPGALLFRASGHPPSLPTMADALAHGADVNWVNGGQENATPLIQATAANSLLACEFLLQNGANVNQADSTGRGPLHHATILGHTGLACLFLKRGADLGARDSEGRDPLTIAMETANADIVTLLRLAKMREAEAAQGQAGDETYLDIFRDFSLMASDDPEKLSRRSHDLHTL, encoded by the exons ATGATGGCG GAGTGTCTGGAAAAATTCACCGTGAGCCTGAACCACAAGCTGGACAGCCATGCG GAGCTTCTAGATGCCACCCAACACACACTGCAGCAGCAGATCCAGACCCTGGTCAAAGA AGGTCTTCGGGGTTTCCGAGAGGCTCGCCGGGATTTCTGGCGGGGGGCTGAGAGCCTGGAGGCTGCCCTGACCCACAACGCGGAGGTTCCCAGGCGCcgggcccaggaggcagaagaggCAGGAGCTGCTTTGAGGACGGCGCGAGCTGGCTACCGGGGACGGGCACTGGATTATGCCCTGCAG ATCAATGTGATTGAGGACAAGAGGAAGTTTGACATCATGGAGTTT GTGCTGCGTTTGGTGGAAGCCCAGGCTACCCATTTCCAGCAGGGCCACGAGGAGCTGAGCCGGCTGTCCCAGTATCGAAAGGAGCTGGGCGCCCAG TTGcaccagctggtcttgaattccgcACGAGAGAAGAGGGACATGGAGCAGAGACACGTGCTGCTGAAACAGAAG GAGCTGGGTGGGGAGGAGCCAGAACCAAGCTTAAGAGAGGGGCCCGGTGGCCTGGTGATGGAAGGACATCTCTTCAAACGGGCCAGCAACGCATTTAAGACCTGGAGCAG ACGCTGGTTCACCATTCAGAGCAACCAACTGGTTTACCAGAAGAAGTACAAG GACCCTGTGACTGTGGTGGTGGATGACCTTCGTCTTtgcacagtgaaactctgtcctgACTCAGAAAGGCGGTTCTGCTTTGAAGTGGTGTCCACCAGCAA GTCCTGCCTCCTCCAGGCTGACTCAGAGCGCCTCCTGCAGCTGTGGGTCAGTGCTGTGCAGAGCAGCATCGCTTCTGCCTTCAGTCAGGCTCGCCTTGATGACAGCCCCCGGGGTCCAGGCCAG gGCTCGGGACACCTGGCCATAGGCTCTGCTGCCACCTTGGGCTGCGGTGGAATGGCCAGGGGAAGGGAGCCTGGGGGAGCTGGGCACGTGGTGGCACAGGTCCAGAGTGTGGATGGCAATGCCCAGTGCTGCGACTGCCGGGAGCCAGCCCCGGAGTGGGCCAGCATCAACCTTGGTGTCACCCTCTGCATTCAGTGTTCCGGCATCCACAG GAGCCTTGGTGTTCACTTCTCCAAAGTCCGGTCTCTGACCCTTGACTCATGGGAGCCAGAACTAGTGAAG CTCATGTGTGAGCTGGGAAATGTCGTCATCAACCAGATCTATGAGGCCCGCGTGGAGGCCATGGCAGTGAAGAAACCAGGGCCCAGCTGCTCCCG GCAGGAGAAGGAGGCCTGGATTCATGCTAAATATGTGGAGAAGAAGTTCCTGACCAAGCTGCCTGAGATTCGAGGGCGAAGAGGTGGCCGGGGGCCCCCAAGGGGCCAGCCTCCTGTGCCCCCAAAGCCTTCCAACAGGCCCCGGCCAGGGAGCTTGAGAACCAAGCCAG AGCCCCCCTCTGAGGACCTGGGAAGCCTGCACCCCGGGGCCTTGCTGTTTCGAGCGTCTGGGCATCCTCCATCTCTTCCCACCATGGCCGATGCCCTTGCCCACGGAGCTGATGTCAACTGGGTCAATGGGGGCCAAGAGAATGCCACGCCGCTGATCCAGGCCACAGCTGCT AATTCTCTTCTGGCCTGTGAGTTTCTCCTCCAGAACGGGGCGAATGTGAACCAAGCAGACAGTACGGGCCGGGGCCCGCTGCACCATGCAACCATTCTTGGCCACACAGG GCTCGCCTGCCTGTTCCTGAAACGGGGGGCTGATCTGGGGGCTCGAGACTCTGAAGGCAGGGACCCTCTGACCATCGCCATGGAAACAGCCAACGCTGACATCGTCACCCT GCTACGACTGGCAAAGATGAGGGAAGCTGAAGCGGCCCAGGGGCAGGCAG GAGATGAGACGTATCTTGACATCTTCCGCGACTTCTCCCTCATGGCGTCAGACGACCCGGAGAAGCTGAGCCGGCGCAGTCACGACCTCCACACGCTGTGA
- the LOC105473438 gene encoding BTB/POZ domain-containing protein KCTD11 has product MLGAMFRAGTPMPPNLNPQGGGHYFIDRDGKAFRHILNFLRLGRLDLPRGYGETALLRAEADFYQIRPLLDALRELEASRGTPAPTAALLHADVDASPRLVHFSARRGPHHYELSSAQVDTFRANLFCTDPECLGALRARFGVASGDRAEGSPHFHLEWAPRPVELPEVEYGRLGLQPLWTGGPGARREVVGTPSFLEEVLRVALEHGFRLDSVFPDPEDLLNSRSLRFVRH; this is encoded by the coding sequence ATGCTGGGGGCCATGTTTAGGGCCGGCACCCCCATGCCTCCTAACCTCAATCCGCAAGGAGGCGGCCACTACTTCATCGACCGGGATGGCAAGGCCTTCCGGCACATCCTCAATTTCCTGAGGCTGGGCCGCCTGGACCTCCCCCGCGGGTACGGAGAGACAGCGCTGCTCAGGGCAGAGGCTGACTTCTACCAGATCCGGCCCCTCCTGGACGCGCTGCGGGAACTGGAGGCCTCTCGGGGGACCCCCGCACCCACAGCTGCCCTGCTCCACGCAGATGTCGATGCCAGCCCCCGCCTGGTGCACTTCTCTGCTCGCCGGGGACCCCATCACTATGAGCTGAGCTCCGCCCAGGTGGACACCTTCCGAGCCAACCTCTTCTGCACCGACCCGGAGTGTCTAGGTGCTTTGCGGGCCCGATTTGGTGTGGCCAGTGGGGACAGGGCAGAGGGGAGTCCACATTTTCATCTGGAGTGGGCCCCCCGCCCCGTGGAACTCCCCGAGGTGGAGTATGGGAGACTGGGGCTGCAGCCGCTGTGGACTGGGGGGCCAGGAGCGCGGCGGGAGGTGGTGGGCACGccgagcttcctggaggaggtgctgCGGGTGGCTCTCGAGCACGGCTTCCGCCTAGACTCTGTCTTCCCCGACCCCGAAGACCTGCTCAACTCCCGGTCTCTGCGCTTTGTCCGGCACTGA